The genomic region CAATTTGAGTAGGTCTACCGGATGCCAGCACGATTGCAAGCTTTGGGAACTCACCAGTCCGACGAGGCGATCGCGATCGTCTAGGACGGGTAAATAACCGACCCCATATCCTTTTAACAAGTTGACAATGGCGAATAGGTCGCTCAAGTTTGACTGACGAATGGTAATTAAATTGCGGTTCATGACCTCGCCTGCGGTCAATCGGTCGAGTTTGATTTCTCGCAAGAGACATTCGACGATCTCCCCTTCGCCAATCGATCCGACTAACCGATTATTTTCGACAACCAATACGCAACTCGCTCGCGCTTCGTTGAAGCCGTGGCGATCGAGGGGATTCGATTTTTGCCGTAAGGTACATAAGTTACTTTCCTGACTCATTAACGCCACGATTTTCTCTAAAGAAGTGCTGGCGGAAACGGTCACGGGATGACGGTCGATCGCCGCATCTAACAGATCGGAACAGACCGAGGAGTTCTGAAGGTACATAGCATGGTGGGACTCGCTTGAGTAGGGCACTCGGTGAATTGCAGGCCCGGTTGAATCTTCTGAGCCGTCGAAGGTCGTTTATCCGACGGATCTTAAAGCTGAAAATGATTTCCCCTTTTTTATATTACCGCGATCCCCCAGCCTTTTAAATAAATAAAAGTTTACTTTACTCGCGATCGCCTTCGTTCTCTTGAGTCGATCTCCACGGGCAGGGTCGTCAAAACCGTCGGGGATCTTCTTCAAGTTTATGTAAAAGAAATCTCCGAAGTTTAAAGAGTTGATAAACTGATTGCAAGCTTAGGTTTTGGCGTTTCCTCCTTCGGCGATCGCCTTCCCGATTGGCAGCCCCGTTCAAATCCCTTGCCCATAAAAGTTAACAAAAATTTAAGGATTTTCATCGCCGTTCGGGTCGGTGATTTTGAAGTCGGTCACCGTAATTTGTTCGCCCGTTCTCCCTCGTTTCTAGCTCGAAAAAGGGGCCCGTCGGGAGGGCATCCGGGGGACTTCCCGAGGCTGGCGATCGCCATTTCTTATATAAACCCTTGGCGACACCGAGGGAAAATCGATTCCCCTAGAGAGAGAAAAAAACAGAGGGTTGATTGAGAAGACGACCCACAATTTGTCCGACGCCGAGGCGATCGAGCGCAATTCATCTATATTCATATTGGCCTCATATTGGCCGACCCAGTGCGCTTCAAGACGGCTCTAACGGCGCACTCCTCCATCCACCGATCGCACCTCCGGGCTGGAAAAGGTCTCGCCACCACTGACCCAGTTAAAATCGCTAATCCTTAAAGTGAGGTTTCCGATCGCTCGCTCCGGGTTATAGCTCAGTGTTACACCATAAGTGCGACGACTGTACTCTATACGGTAATCCGTCCCGATCCGCTCTCCCGTATCCAAGTTAATCGACGTTTGCACCCCGAGGCGGAACGGACCGTAAATTTGCTGGACGATTCCAGCAGACAGTACCTTGGCATCCGCAATGCGATCGAACAAGAACGGCGATTCCCCATCTTGCCAAACGCGCGACAATCCCAAGTTAAACCCAGTATAGTCCAACCAAGGGCGAGAAAAATGACCGAACTGTCCCTGAATGCCGATCGTTCCTGTCAATGTATTTTGGGTATCGTCGTTGCTGTACGCGGTAGCGACTGCCGTCAAGCCGCCAAAGAGACTGACGTAGGGAACCACTGGAGCATTCGTATAACGTAGCCCTTGCGTTGGGGTCGCGGGCAAGCTATCACCTTTCCACAATAGCACCCCGCGACTGAGAGAGGCACTGGCTTGGTAGCGATTGAGGTCGATGCGGTTATTTTCCCGAATCGGTTCGAGCAATTCGAGGCGATCGCTGTCCGCTTCGATCGCCTGGGCACTGCCTTGATAGCTCAAATTAAACCCAGTTTTCCCCAAGGGAATCACCGGAGAGGTGACCACCACCCCGAGACTTTGCTGGACTGTTTGATAGCCCAACGACCCGTTAAAGAGGCGATCGCGGTAAGAATATTCCCCGGAGACGCGATAGCCGCCGAGTTGTTGCTGTAGGCGCAAACTGCCGCGAAAATTGTCATTTTCGTTGGGATCGAGGGGGTTTTCCTCGTCGCCGTTAAAGTCGAAATTGGTAAACACCGCCGATCCGGTCAAGGTCGTCGTCGGCGTCAAATTCCCCTGCAATTTCGCCTTGAGTCCGAAGAGGCGATCGAAGGTTCCGGTTCCTTCTTCGAGGGATCGCTGGAGGTAATATTGGGGGATTAAATTGAGGCGAAACGGGCCGGGAAGGGGCGGCGCCACGGTGCTTTCTACGTACAACCCGCCTCGGTCTTCGCGGTCGTAACCGAAGCGAATCAGAGACGGATCGCGATCGGAGCGATCGATAATCACCCGTTCGCGCACGATCGGGATCGAAACTTTTTGGTCGAACACCAAGCGGCCCCGTTTGGCGACGATTTCATCTTGTTCTGGAGACAGGCGCCGACCTCGGGCGTATTCCGCGCGAAATTCCAATTCTGGAGGGGAAAACGGATCGTTCGAGATCCGCACGTTGGTTCCTTCCCAGCCTTCATCGTTGAAATTGAGGCGTTCGGCTTCAAAGCGCAAGCGGTTGAGGGTTCCCCCGATCGCGGGCAAGCCAAATTGGCGCCCGCCTCCGGTTCCGACGAAGACGCCGCCCCCGGGTAACACCCGTTTGGGCGGTTGTCCGGCGCGCAGGCGATCGACCAGGGCGCGGTCTTGCAAGGCGGTGGACGTGACATCGGTGGGTAAGGGCGGACCGAAATCTTGGGCGGCGGAGGGGAAAAAGAGTTCCCCTCGGGCGACGTTGACTTCGCCGAGGTTACGAACGGTATCGTATTCGATGCGATCGCCGCGCAGCACTTGCGGCCCTTTAGTATAGATGGCGTCTCCTTCGGCGACGGCAATCCGGCTATCGAGATTCATTTGCAGCCAGTCGGACGCCAGGATCGCCCCGCGAAAGCGCATTAAAACCTCTCCTTCGGCGGTGACGACTCGGGCCTCGGTATCGTACTGTTGGCGGTTCGATCGCAGTTCCACGACCTGAGAGGGGATGACTTCCGCAGGCGGACTGGTCGGGGCGGGGTTCGCGACTTGTGGGGATTGACCGCTTTGCCGGGTATAGACCGATTCGAGGCTTCGGTAAAAATCACCGGGCGATCGGTGCGGGAGACTGTGGGGTTCTCCGGGAATTTTGCGCAGCACTTGCCCGATTTTGCTCGGATCCGGTGCTGGAATTTCGCGGCGGGGTTTTACGGTTTTACCCGGGTTGCGCGCCGTGGACGGAAGGGGACGGGGCGCGTCGAAAAATTCGGTTTCGACGATCGCCTCGGGCGGGGCGATCGCTCCGGGACGGACTGAAGCGGGATCTCCGGTACGGCGATCGTCCCTCGGTTGCGGGGATAAGTCGATTTCGAGAGGCGTCCCGAGCAAGGACGCATCGGTGAGCGGTTGAAACAATTCCGAGCCGATCGCCTCTACAGACGGCGATCCTGGGGAAGAAAGGGCGGGCGATCGCGGGGTGGATGAACAGCGATAGTCGAAGGTAATGACAATAGAGGGTGGTTCGGGCGGGAGAGCCGGATAAGGCATATTTCTGAATCAAACATCAAAGAACACACAGCCCGGACGTACCACGTTCCCCCTGGAGCCAGCGCGGGCGACCCGAAGGCCGCCCCGTTTTGACGCTTACCAAGGATACAGCCTTGCTTATTCTAAATCGCGTCGTTTCGGGTTGCGCGCCGGGTCTCCATTTAAAAAGCCAAATACGAATAAGACAACAAAGAAAGTGACCGTCAAATAAACGGCAATTTTTAGGGTGACCATTACAGGATCTCCAAAACAATCTAAAAGGTTTGAGGGCTGTTGCTATCGAGATGTAGATAGCTCCCCTTATCATATCGAAATCAGGTTATTTTTTTTGACGTATTCCCGCTTTAAAGAGACGGGGATCCTAAATATCACTATTTAGAGTTTCTCTTTCGACGAGTTGGCCGATCTGTATCCAGACCGAGGCCAGTCTCTCCAGAGACGTTACTTTCCCTGCGCCCCAGGGTAGTTCCTAAACCAGCATGGCTTTATCATTTTAGCCTGGCATCGTATTATAGCGTGAAAGGTAAACGGATTCGATCGAAAACGCGATCGCTTCCCCTGGGAAGAACTGGGGATCTTCTGGAGAGGGATCGCGATCCCCACCAGGTTAGAGGGTCAATCTCGGCGCCATTTCAACGGTAGCGGTCGAGTTGGACGTGCAACCACTGCCACAAGGCGATCGCCTTTTCTTCGAGATAAAGCATGGCGCGATCGACCCATTCTAAAACCCGTTCTAGGGGATGTTTGACGTATTCCACTTGGGTGACACAGGCTTCGATCCAATCTGGATGGAATTCCGGGGTTTGGCCCGAGGGCGACGCGGTGGCGATCGTGGGGGAAGTGGTAGCGGCTTGGATCGCTGCGGTGGCGCTGGCGATCGCCCGATCGCGCTTCGCGACTTGGGCTTTGACCCGCTTTAAAGCGCGTTCCCCGGATGCAGACACTTTCGCCATCGTCGGTTTGGGGGCGGCGGCGATCGTCTCGCCGACCCACTGACCTTGGCGGAAGAGACCGAGATCGACGCTGAGGGGCTGGGGTAAACGGTGGGTTCGGGCTGGTTTGGGGACGGCGCGATCGCCCGCCAAGGTTCCCCGAGGCGATCGCCGTTCCAGTGCGTCGTCCTCCTCGATCTCCCCGGTCAGGGACGGTTCGCGGCTTCCGAAGAAATAGTCGATCGCCGCTTCGATTAAGGCTTGAATGCGCAAAATGGTCGCCGTCGGTTCTCCCGGGGCGATCGGCGATTGGGGGAACTCGTAAGGGTCGCTGACTAACGCCACTGCCAGATCTTGTACCCAGGCGATCGCCGGAACTGCCGTTTTTTCCACCCGGGCGATCGCGCGATCGAGTTTCATCAACGGACCGGCTAAGGGGAGAGTCTCGCCGATCGCGATCGCCGTTGCGGCCTCGATCGCCTCCGATGGCCGAATTTGGGGCGATCGGGTGACAATGGAACCCCCTTTTAAAAAGCTTCCCCATTGCGGCTGAATCCCCCGAGAACTCCCTTGAATCGCAGGAGTTGCCATTTTTGACCCTAACGGACGGGGAGCCGTTCCACCGAACAACGGTGGGCGATCGCCTCCTTGCAGTTCCCAGTCGATGCGATCGCGTAAAATTTGCTGTTGTTGCGGGGTTAAAATCCCTAAAATCCGATAATTTTCGCCGACGAGTACCAGCGATCGCGTTGCCAAATCGCTCGCCACTCCGATAATCTTAAGCTGCCCACGGGTCGATCCGCGCCACAGACGAGCCGCAAACGGTGCGATTTTACCATCAAACCACCGCGCGATCGCCTGCGGAACCGCCCGAATTTTGGCGATCGGGTGAACTTCGCGCACCTTGACAATCGCCCCGGGATCTGTTGCGCTATCCTCGGGGGCGATCGCCTCCACCGACATCAGCACCCGGGCGATCGGCGTATCCCCTTCCCGGGCTAAAATAGCGTCAGATCCAGCTTCTGGAGGCGCCGACGTCGCGGGTCGCGTCTCTCCCGTTCCCAACGTTTTCGCCCCGACACCTGCCGCCGGACGACCTTTAAGCCGTTTTCCCACCGTTCGAGTCGCCTGGTAAACCGCATAAACCGGAACCAACAACAAATGCACCCCAACTTGGGCAATTTCCTTAAGCTGGCGCGACGTTTTCTCCCACTGTTGCGCCATCTTGCGCGTTTTACCGTGGAGGAAATTAAAGACTCTGCTTTGATAGCGACCAGAAGACATAGCAGTTTGGCGATAACGGTGTTAAATCCGGGTGAACCCGGGGAAGTAGCTAGAGCAACCCCTGCTTTTTATGATAATCGGAAGTGGAGCAATTTATTTTGGCAAGGGTCGCGAGTCGGGAGACAATCACTGCAGACACTTCCCCACTCTAAAATCTAAACTCTAAAATCCCTCATGTTCCTCGACCGACTGCGCCAACTCGTTCGCTACGACCTGCGCCACACCTGGCATACTTGCAGCACAACCGACGATCTCTCCAGCGCCACAAACGCCGAAACCTTCTCCCAGTGGGCGATCGCGCCCTTGAACGATCGCGAGCATCTTGCCTGGGAACCGGGACGAGTGCTCTGGTTGGCGCAACGTCTCGTCATCCCCGCACACTTGAACGGCTATCCCGTCCACGATTGTATTTTACGACTGGCCTTAACCTGGTGGGCCGAACGAGCTCAAATTTTCGTCAATGGCGAACTCGTCGGCGAAGGCGATCTTTTCGATTGCCAAACCCGGATTGTACTCAGTTCCAAGACCACTCCAAATCAAGCGATCGATCTCGCTTTGCGCTTGGTCGCCCCCCATCACGATCCGGGGGCTTTAGTTCAGTCTCTCTGTTTGTACGAACGCCAAGGAGAATCGAGCCTCGACCCCGGGTTTTTTGCCGATGAAGTGTCTATTCTACAACAATTTATTCGATCTTCCAAGAATTCCGAACAAAAATTAGCGGAAATTGACCGTTTGCTCGACACAATCCCTTGGGATAGGGTAGGCGATCGCCCCCAATTCGAGCAAGCCTTAACCGAAATTCGCCAAACACTCTTATCTCAAACTGAACTTATTTCCACCTTTAACATTCACCTCCTCGGTCACGCCCATTTAGACCTAGCCTGGTTATGGCCGATCGCCGAAACCTGGGACGCCGCCCAACGGACCTTTGATTCCGTTTTAAACTTAATGGGAGACTTCCCCGATTTAACCTTCGGACATACCACCGCCGCCCTTTATTCCTGGATCGAACAACATCGCCCCGACTTATTTGCAGCCATTAGCAATCGCGTCAAAAGTGGTCAATGGGAAATTTTAGCCAGTTTGTGGGTCGAACCCGAACTCAACCTAATTAGCGGCGAGGCGATCGCCCGTCAAGTCCTTTACGGACAACAGTATTGTCTCGAAAAATTCGGTCAACTTTGCCCGGTGGCGTGGCTTCCCGACAGTTTCGGTTTTTGTTGGCAAATTCCCCAACTTTTCAAACAAGGTGGAATCGATTATTTCGTCACCCAAAAACTGCGCTGGAACGATACCACCGAGTTTCCTTACGAGGT from Oxynema aestuarii AP17 harbors:
- a CDS encoding photosystem II reaction center protein I — translated: MVTLKIAVYLTVTFFVVLFVFGFLNGDPARNPKRRDLE
- a CDS encoding DUF3769 domain-containing protein; this translates as MPYPALPPEPPSIVITFDYRCSSTPRSPALSSPGSPSVEAIGSELFQPLTDASLLGTPLEIDLSPQPRDDRRTGDPASVRPGAIAPPEAIVETEFFDAPRPLPSTARNPGKTVKPRREIPAPDPSKIGQVLRKIPGEPHSLPHRSPGDFYRSLESVYTRQSGQSPQVANPAPTSPPAEVIPSQVVELRSNRQQYDTEARVVTAEGEVLMRFRGAILASDWLQMNLDSRIAVAEGDAIYTKGPQVLRGDRIEYDTVRNLGEVNVARGELFFPSAAQDFGPPLPTDVTSTALQDRALVDRLRAGQPPKRVLPGGGVFVGTGGGRQFGLPAIGGTLNRLRFEAERLNFNDEGWEGTNVRISNDPFSPPELEFRAEYARGRRLSPEQDEIVAKRGRLVFDQKVSIPIVRERVIIDRSDRDPSLIRFGYDREDRGGLYVESTVAPPLPGPFRLNLIPQYYLQRSLEEGTGTFDRLFGLKAKLQGNLTPTTTLTGSAVFTNFDFNGDEENPLDPNENDNFRGSLRLQQQLGGYRVSGEYSYRDRLFNGSLGYQTVQQSLGVVVTSPVIPLGKTGFNLSYQGSAQAIEADSDRLELLEPIRENNRIDLNRYQASASLSRGVLLWKGDSLPATPTQGLRYTNAPVVPYVSLFGGLTAVATAYSNDDTQNTLTGTIGIQGQFGHFSRPWLDYTGFNLGLSRVWQDGESPFLFDRIADAKVLSAGIVQQIYGPFRLGVQTSINLDTGERIGTDYRIEYSRRTYGVTLSYNPERAIGNLTLRISDFNWVSGGETFSSPEVRSVDGGVRR